The following proteins are co-located in the Patescibacteria group bacterium genome:
- the tsf gene encoding translation elongation factor Ts, producing the protein MAFTAGDVAKLRDMTGAGMMDAKKALTEADGDMEKAIDGLRKSGAMKAAKKSDRVTGEGRVHAYTHGNGKLSVLVEVMCETDFVARTEQFQSLCQDLAMHIAAAGPIYRSREDVPQETVDREKAIYMEQLAAEGKPAEVAEKIIEGKLAKYFAEICLMDQPFVKDDSMTVQQLMESKVLSIGESLKIGRFVRMQLGA; encoded by the coding sequence ATGGCATTTACCGCAGGTGACGTCGCAAAACTTCGCGACATGACGGGCGCAGGCATGATGGATGCCAAGAAAGCGCTCACGGAGGCTGACGGTGACATGGAAAAGGCCATTGACGGACTTCGCAAGAGTGGAGCCATGAAGGCCGCCAAGAAATCTGATCGCGTGACGGGCGAAGGCCGCGTCCATGCGTACACGCACGGCAACGGTAAGCTCTCAGTACTCGTAGAAGTTATGTGCGAAACGGACTTCGTGGCGCGTACTGAACAGTTCCAGTCCCTTTGTCAGGACTTAGCTATGCATATCGCCGCTGCCGGTCCAATCTATCGCTCACGCGAGGACGTCCCGCAGGAAACGGTTGATCGCGAAAAGGCGATTTACATGGAGCAGCTGGCCGCTGAAGGCAAGCCGGCTGAGGTAGCCGAGAAGATCATTGAGGGTAAACTGGCCAAGTACTTCGCAGAAATCTGTCTCATGGATCAGCCCTTCGTGAAAGACGATTCAATGACGGTTCAGCAGCTCATGGAAAGCAAAGTGCTCTCCATTGGCGAGAGTCTGAAGATTGGCCGCTTCGTGAGAATGCAGTTGGGCGCATAA
- the gap gene encoding type I glyceraldehyde-3-phosphate dehydrogenase, whose amino-acid sequence MAKIAINGFGRIGRSALKVGWGKNGFDVVAINDLTDAKTLAYLLKHDTNYGLWDVEVVAEGNSLVIGGKKVELLAEKDPAMLPWKKLGIDVVIESTGFFTTQEKAEAHIKAGAKSVVLSAPAKGGDVPTYVRGVNCDGIATDRHAVINNASCTTNCVAPVTAVIEEAFGIEKAIMTTVHGYTASQALVDSPRKDLREGRAAAENLVPTSTGAAIAVTETIPVLKEKFDGLSIRVPLATVSLSDMTFVLKRDVTIEEVNDALVKASETPRFKGILGVSFEPLVSSDYVGDSRSAIVDAELTNVVAGNLVKVVAWYDNEWGYSNRLVEVVLMAAAHKL is encoded by the coding sequence ATGGCAAAAATTGCAATCAATGGTTTTGGGCGAATCGGTCGAAGCGCGCTGAAGGTGGGTTGGGGTAAGAATGGATTCGATGTTGTGGCGATTAATGATTTAACTGACGCTAAGACCTTGGCTTACTTGCTGAAGCACGATACTAATTATGGTTTGTGGGACGTGGAGGTTGTAGCTGAGGGCAACTCGCTCGTGATTGGCGGGAAGAAAGTCGAGTTACTAGCCGAGAAAGATCCGGCCATGTTGCCCTGGAAGAAACTGGGTATTGATGTGGTTATTGAATCAACCGGTTTTTTCACTACTCAGGAAAAAGCTGAGGCTCATATTAAGGCCGGCGCTAAGAGCGTAGTTTTGTCGGCCCCAGCCAAGGGGGGAGATGTGCCTACTTATGTTCGAGGCGTGAATTGTGACGGCATAGCCACTGATCGCCATGCCGTGATCAATAATGCGTCGTGCACTACTAATTGCGTCGCTCCGGTTACAGCGGTTATTGAGGAAGCCTTTGGCATAGAAAAAGCGATCATGACCACGGTTCATGGTTACACCGCCTCGCAGGCTCTTGTTGATTCGCCGAGAAAGGATCTTCGGGAGGGTCGAGCCGCGGCTGAGAACCTGGTGCCAACTTCAACCGGTGCCGCTATTGCGGTCACCGAAACTATTCCAGTACTTAAAGAAAAGTTTGACGGCCTATCTATTCGTGTCCCGCTCGCGACGGTCTCGCTTTCCGATATGACCTTCGTCCTCAAACGCGATGTGACTATTGAAGAAGTGAATGACGCGCTCGTAAAGGCGAGCGAGACGCCAAGATTCAAAGGCATTCTCGGTGTCAGTTTTGAGCCGCTCGTTTCGAGTGATTATGTTGGCGACTCTCGATCGGCAATCGTCGACGCCGAACTCACAAATGTCGTCGCTGGCAACCTCGTAAAAGTCGTCGCTTGGTATGACAACGAGTGGGGCTATTCAAACAGACTGGTTGAAGTTGTTCTCATGGCTGCCGCACATAAACTCTAA